The proteins below come from a single Demetria terragena DSM 11295 genomic window:
- a CDS encoding NAD kinase: protein MTATGDVRPRAESGQPRRVLLVGHPGRPRAVEVARELVDALGRHGITMTGDEVELQEFGLLGRSNVEAVNLHEPAEGTELVVVLGGDGTILRAAEIVHSYGLPLLGINLGHVGFLAEAEPEDIDHIVAGIVDRSWTVEQRQTLEVTARKDGEIICTGWALNEATVEKAARERMLELVIEIDGRPLSRWGCDGVVMATPTGSTAYAFSTGGPVIWPGVEALLVCPISAHALFSRPLVLGPDARLAIELLTSTESRGVLWFDGRRPFELPAGARIEVQRGHRTVDLARLTPSPFVDRLVAKFDLPVAGWRGQRERRG, encoded by the coding sequence ATGACCGCGACCGGAGACGTCCGCCCGCGAGCGGAGTCAGGCCAGCCGCGCCGAGTGTTGTTGGTCGGGCACCCCGGTCGCCCACGCGCCGTCGAGGTGGCGCGCGAACTGGTCGATGCGCTGGGCCGCCACGGAATCACCATGACCGGAGACGAGGTCGAGCTCCAAGAGTTCGGCCTGCTGGGGCGATCCAACGTCGAAGCGGTCAATCTGCATGAGCCAGCCGAGGGCACCGAGCTCGTCGTCGTCCTCGGCGGTGATGGCACGATCCTGCGCGCGGCCGAGATCGTTCACTCCTATGGACTGCCCCTCTTGGGTATCAACCTGGGGCACGTTGGATTCCTGGCTGAAGCCGAACCCGAAGACATCGACCACATCGTGGCCGGAATTGTGGACCGTTCCTGGACGGTGGAGCAGCGACAGACCCTCGAGGTCACCGCGCGCAAAGACGGCGAGATCATCTGCACCGGTTGGGCACTCAACGAGGCCACGGTCGAAAAGGCGGCCAGAGAGCGGATGCTCGAACTGGTCATCGAGATTGATGGCAGGCCACTGTCCCGGTGGGGCTGCGACGGGGTGGTCATGGCGACGCCCACGGGTTCGACTGCCTACGCTTTCAGCACAGGTGGACCCGTGATCTGGCCCGGAGTTGAGGCGCTCCTGGTGTGCCCGATCTCGGCGCACGCACTGTTCTCTCGACCTTTGGTGCTCGGTCCCGATGCGCGTCTCGCGATTGAACTTCTGACCTCCACAGAGAGCCGGGGCGTCCTGTGGTTTGACGGACGTCGACCCTTCGAGTTGCCCGCTGGTGCCCGCATCGAAGTGCAGCGAGGCCATCGGACCGTCGACTTAGCTCGGCTGACGCCGTCGCCATTCGTGGATCGGCTCGTCGCCAAGTTCGACCTCCCGGTCGCAGGTTGGCGCGGTCAGCGTGAACGGCGCGGCTGA
- a CDS encoding tetratricopeptide repeat protein encodes MSREEDAGKGSARRPDDGRGERWRRASGRDNERQDSPRSRDGRSEERRTSASRPGPRSWDRGPRPKDGGPRREPVIPEDITGQELDRSVWREMRTLSKENAEGVAQHLVATVSFLDDDPDRALEHAQTAARRAGRVAAVREGLGLVHYRRGEFSDALREFRTARRLSGSHHLLPYMADCERGLGRPQRALDLAASPEAKTLGEEDNIELAIVVSGARRDLGQPDAAVMVLRIPALQKANQQPWAARLLYAYADAVLATGKDDEAQEWFSRAVVADQNQETDAAERLAELQGVVLEDLDDGEDLDDAEPADDETE; translated from the coding sequence GTGAGTCGCGAAGAGGATGCAGGCAAGGGTTCCGCACGACGCCCGGACGACGGCCGTGGCGAACGCTGGCGCCGTGCGAGTGGTCGTGACAACGAACGCCAGGACAGCCCCCGTAGCCGCGACGGTCGTAGTGAGGAGCGTCGTACCTCGGCGTCACGTCCTGGACCGCGTTCCTGGGACCGGGGACCACGTCCAAAGGATGGTGGTCCCCGAAGGGAGCCGGTCATTCCCGAGGACATCACCGGTCAGGAACTTGACCGGTCAGTGTGGCGTGAGATGCGGACACTGTCCAAAGAGAACGCTGAGGGCGTGGCGCAGCATCTGGTAGCGACGGTGTCCTTCCTGGATGACGATCCGGACCGTGCCCTCGAGCACGCACAGACGGCGGCGCGGCGCGCTGGGCGTGTGGCGGCAGTGCGTGAGGGGCTCGGCCTGGTCCACTACCGGCGGGGAGAGTTCAGTGATGCCCTGCGGGAGTTCCGGACGGCTCGGCGACTGTCTGGCTCGCACCACCTCCTGCCCTACATGGCGGACTGTGAGCGTGGGCTGGGTCGACCTCAGCGCGCCCTCGACCTGGCCGCTTCTCCGGAAGCCAAGACGTTGGGCGAAGAAGACAATATTGAACTCGCGATCGTGGTGTCAGGTGCGCGACGTGACCTAGGACAGCCTGATGCGGCCGTCATGGTTCTCCGCATTCCTGCGCTGCAGAAGGCTAACCAGCAGCCCTGGGCCGCTCGGCTGCTGTACGCGTACGCCGACGCGGTGCTCGCCACCGGTAAAGACGACGAGGCCCAGGAGTGGTTTAGCCGGGCGGTGGTTGCCGATCAGAACCAAGAGACCGATGCCGCGGAGCGTCTGGCCGAACTTCAAGGCGTGGTTCTGGAAGACCTGGACGACGGCGAGGACCTTGACGATGCTGAGCCGGCAGACGACGAGACCGAATAG
- the recN gene encoding DNA repair protein RecN: MLKEIRIQGLGVIDDATIPLGAGLNVLTGETGAGKTMVVSALGLLLGERADSGRVRTGSDRASVEGLVDVPPDHPAAVRAKEAGGDVQDGLILARTVAGTGRSRAFVGGRSAPVSVLADLGEHLVAVHGQADQWRLQRPDQHRVVLDAFGGDAIRKPQERYQELLHDWRQSRRELADLMAQRRERAQRLAMLTKALEEIEQVNPQPGEDDSLREEADRLTHVDALQDAAHTAQLALLGDDHDATHTAATVTELVAQARSALNAAAGLDPTLAGLDKRLQEVGVLAGELGADLASYLADLDSDPARLAQIHERRATLTALQRSYGDTLEDVLEWSRNAAVEAGELAGTSDRVEELERAVAELEPAVGEAASALSEARKVAAADLAEQVSDELDHLAMASAQLSVQVSQREEQDGLPLPDGRRVLAHPHGVDDLEILLAAGSGTPPRSVAKAASGGELSRVMLALEVVTGSGDVPTFVFDEVDAGIGGAAALDVGARLQALAQHAQVIVVTHLAQVAAYADRHLVVRKEDDGHVTSSGVVLVEGRERESELARMLGGKSDSSTARKHARELLAAAAQVDQ, encoded by the coding sequence GTGCTGAAAGAGATCCGCATCCAAGGGCTTGGCGTCATTGACGACGCCACGATTCCCCTTGGCGCCGGCCTCAACGTGCTCACTGGCGAAACCGGCGCAGGCAAGACCATGGTGGTGTCGGCGTTGGGCCTGCTACTCGGGGAGCGTGCCGACAGCGGCCGCGTGCGTACCGGCAGCGATCGTGCCTCAGTCGAAGGCCTCGTCGACGTGCCGCCAGATCATCCTGCTGCTGTTCGAGCCAAAGAAGCCGGTGGCGACGTCCAGGACGGCTTGATCCTTGCGCGAACCGTCGCAGGCACGGGCCGCTCCCGGGCGTTCGTCGGTGGGCGCTCGGCGCCGGTCTCGGTGCTCGCCGATCTTGGTGAGCACCTGGTCGCGGTCCACGGTCAGGCCGATCAATGGCGATTGCAGCGACCCGACCAGCACCGTGTCGTGCTGGATGCCTTCGGCGGCGACGCGATCCGCAAGCCGCAGGAGCGCTACCAGGAGCTCCTGCACGATTGGCGCCAGAGCCGACGTGAGCTGGCCGACCTCATGGCCCAACGTCGAGAACGCGCGCAACGCCTGGCCATGTTGACCAAGGCCCTTGAGGAGATCGAGCAGGTCAACCCGCAACCAGGGGAAGACGACTCGCTCCGGGAAGAAGCCGACCGCCTAACCCACGTTGATGCCCTGCAAGATGCCGCGCACACCGCGCAACTGGCCCTTCTCGGCGACGATCACGACGCGACCCACACTGCCGCCACCGTGACTGAGCTCGTGGCGCAAGCCCGTAGCGCGCTCAATGCTGCGGCCGGTCTGGATCCGACGCTGGCCGGGCTCGACAAGAGGCTCCAGGAGGTGGGTGTGCTCGCCGGCGAGTTGGGCGCCGATCTGGCCAGTTACCTCGCCGACTTGGACTCTGACCCGGCCCGGCTCGCGCAGATCCACGAGCGTCGGGCCACCCTCACGGCCCTGCAACGCAGCTACGGCGACACCCTCGAGGACGTCCTTGAATGGAGCCGCAACGCGGCAGTCGAGGCCGGCGAACTCGCCGGAACTAGTGATCGTGTCGAAGAACTCGAGCGCGCTGTTGCCGAGCTCGAACCGGCGGTGGGAGAGGCCGCAAGCGCGCTATCCGAGGCCAGGAAGGTAGCGGCCGCTGATCTTGCCGAGCAGGTCAGTGATGAGTTGGACCACCTCGCGATGGCCTCGGCCCAGCTCAGCGTTCAGGTGAGCCAACGCGAGGAGCAGGACGGACTGCCGCTGCCCGACGGGCGGCGCGTCCTGGCCCACCCCCATGGCGTCGATGACTTGGAGATCCTGCTGGCCGCAGGGTCGGGAACTCCGCCCCGGAGCGTGGCCAAGGCCGCCTCCGGCGGTGAGCTGTCCCGCGTGATGCTTGCCCTTGAGGTCGTGACTGGGTCCGGTGATGTCCCCACCTTTGTGTTCGACGAGGTCGACGCCGGCATCGGTGGTGCCGCCGCATTAGACGTCGGAGCACGCCTTCAGGCACTTGCCCAGCATGCGCAAGTGATCGTCGTGACCCACCTCGCCCAGGTCGCGGCGTACGCCGATCGGCACTTGGTAGTACGCAAAGAGGACGACGGTCATGTGACGTCAAGTGGTGTTGTTCTAGTCGAGGGGCGAGAGCGCGAATCTGAACTTGCCCGGATGCTCGGCGGAAAGAGCGATAGCTCGACCGCCCGCAAACACGCACGCGAACTCCTGGCCGCAGCGGCTCAGGTTGACCAGTAG
- a CDS encoding single-stranded DNA-binding protein, giving the protein MDKAYISSNEVRLVGRVSAAAEERTLPSGDVLVTFRISVPRETHRRSPGARQGRTPSVDAIDIACFTAATRRRALRFKDGERVEVAGALRRRFFRTARGTESRYDVEATGLRKAPAQ; this is encoded by the coding sequence GTGGACAAGGCTTACATATCCAGCAACGAGGTACGCCTCGTGGGGCGGGTCAGTGCAGCCGCTGAAGAGCGAACGTTGCCAAGTGGCGATGTGCTGGTGACCTTTCGGATTTCCGTACCTAGAGAGACACATCGTCGGTCGCCCGGCGCTCGGCAGGGGCGTACGCCATCAGTGGATGCGATTGACATCGCGTGCTTCACGGCCGCCACCCGTCGTCGCGCCCTGCGGTTCAAGGATGGTGAGCGCGTTGAGGTTGCGGGCGCTCTGCGAAGGCGTTTCTTTCGTACCGCGCGCGGTACGGAGTCGAGGTACGACGTGGAGGCCACCGGACTGCGGAAGGCACCGGCACAATAG
- a CDS encoding copper transporter, which produces MIDFRYHLVSIVAVFLALSVGIVIGATSLQGKVAGTLEGQVTQLRDDKQQLRGELGAANEGSRRQDQYAEDVAPRALNSQLKGRTVAVVALPDTPGSFVRDSRDSLALAGATVTSTTELSTNWVDGDAKETMQVLKRAGRAQGVAVDSLPESRLGGLVLAEALSVKPGAGASARDLRPGLSTLVDSDLISVEPSTPPRADSIVVLWPGMEKSVPGWVNLVTAVGLSGRPAVGVSAEPVKSNGQPADAMISTLRDSAEVTGTMSTIDHGERPTGLAAMVLALRDEYSDNSGHYGLDEDAVAAAPKVNEKAEEPEP; this is translated from the coding sequence GTGATTGATTTCCGCTACCACCTGGTGTCCATCGTGGCGGTCTTTCTGGCTTTGTCGGTCGGCATCGTGATCGGCGCGACCTCGCTGCAGGGCAAGGTCGCTGGAACCCTCGAAGGCCAAGTCACTCAGTTGCGCGATGACAAGCAGCAACTACGTGGTGAACTCGGTGCCGCGAACGAGGGCAGCCGCCGCCAGGACCAGTACGCCGAGGACGTGGCACCGCGTGCCCTCAACAGTCAACTCAAGGGGCGCACGGTTGCGGTCGTGGCCCTGCCTGACACGCCGGGCTCCTTCGTCCGCGACAGCCGGGACAGCCTGGCACTGGCTGGCGCGACCGTCACCTCGACCACCGAGCTCAGCACCAATTGGGTCGACGGCGACGCGAAAGAGACCATGCAAGTGCTCAAGCGGGCTGGTCGAGCGCAAGGGGTCGCGGTCGACTCGCTTCCCGAGAGCCGCCTGGGTGGCCTGGTGCTCGCCGAGGCATTGAGTGTCAAGCCTGGTGCAGGAGCCTCCGCACGCGACCTGCGGCCGGGCCTATCCACCCTGGTGGATAGCGACCTGATCTCGGTAGAACCCAGTACCCCTCCGCGCGCCGACTCAATCGTCGTGCTGTGGCCGGGGATGGAGAAGTCGGTGCCGGGATGGGTCAATCTAGTGACGGCGGTTGGGCTCTCTGGTCGACCGGCTGTCGGCGTCTCGGCGGAACCCGTGAAGTCGAATGGCCAGCCCGCCGACGCGATGATCTCTACGCTGCGAGACAGCGCCGAGGTGACCGGAACGATGAGCACGATTGATCACGGGGAGCGGCCCACGGGTCTCGCCGCTATGGTGCTCGCGCTGCGTGACGAATACTCCGATAACTCCGGCCACTACGGCTTGGACGAAGATGCGGTCGCCGCCGCACCCAAGGTCAATGAAAAGGCCGAGGAGCCCGAGCCGTGA
- a CDS encoding glycosyltransferase yields MSENSVLLVVGRVAGGAGRHVYELAAGLDDLGWRVVVACPEAVAENYRFADIGVDVVTVEIGARPDPRHDVVAVRRLRRAAGDVQVVHAHGLRAGALACLAVAATVPVAVTLHNAAPSGRSGRVVFDILQRIVARRADAILAVSEDLNAQLAQLGATSIRPAVVAAAPPRPPERERAEVREELGDPDVLALTVGRLAPQKDLDGLLDAIGQLSPDLDLLLVIAGDGPQRDALADRIATEGLHVRLLGSRDDIPDLLGAADLVVSSARWEGQPVWLQEAMHAGVPAVATNVGGTRAIVGEGSLLIPSGDSARLAQAIERLALDRELRDSLAAQALSQGQTLPTRADAVRAAEAIYTELKGRPRAGHRSR; encoded by the coding sequence ATGAGCGAGAACTCCGTACTCCTGGTTGTGGGCCGGGTCGCTGGTGGGGCGGGACGCCACGTCTATGAACTTGCCGCGGGGCTCGACGACCTCGGTTGGCGAGTAGTGGTGGCGTGTCCGGAAGCCGTCGCCGAGAACTATCGCTTTGCCGACATTGGTGTCGACGTCGTGACGGTTGAGATCGGCGCACGTCCCGACCCTCGACACGATGTGGTCGCCGTACGCAGGTTGCGCCGCGCGGCCGGCGACGTCCAGGTCGTTCATGCCCATGGCCTGCGCGCGGGTGCATTGGCGTGTCTCGCGGTGGCCGCGACCGTGCCGGTGGCGGTGACACTGCACAACGCGGCGCCCTCGGGTCGCTCGGGCCGGGTGGTCTTCGACATCCTGCAGCGGATCGTGGCGCGGCGTGCCGACGCGATCCTCGCGGTGTCAGAAGACCTCAACGCTCAACTGGCGCAGTTGGGTGCGACGTCCATACGGCCGGCCGTTGTTGCGGCCGCGCCGCCACGGCCACCTGAACGAGAGCGCGCCGAGGTACGCGAGGAACTGGGCGACCCTGACGTGCTCGCCTTGACGGTGGGTCGGCTGGCACCGCAAAAAGACCTTGACGGGCTCCTCGACGCGATCGGGCAACTCAGCCCGGATCTCGACCTCCTGCTCGTGATCGCCGGCGATGGTCCGCAGCGAGACGCGCTCGCGGACCGGATCGCGACCGAGGGACTGCACGTGCGTCTTTTGGGCAGTCGTGACGACATCCCGGATCTGCTGGGCGCCGCGGACCTGGTGGTTTCCTCGGCGCGCTGGGAGGGGCAGCCCGTATGGCTACAAGAAGCGATGCATGCCGGCGTGCCGGCCGTCGCGACGAACGTGGGCGGGACACGCGCAATCGTCGGAGAAGGCTCGCTCCTCATTCCATCCGGAGATTCGGCGCGCCTCGCGCAGGCGATCGAGAGACTCGCGCTCGACCGAGAATTGCGGGATTCTCTTGCTGCACAAGCCCTTTCGCAAGGCCAGACGTTGCCGACCCGGGCGGACGCCGTACGCGCCGCGGAAGCGATCTACACAGAGCTGAAGGGGCGCCCGCGCGCAGGTCACCGTTCGCGATGA
- the murJ gene encoding murein biosynthesis integral membrane protein MurJ, whose translation MSGSGSGRGQQIVAAVGLIAVATLASRIVGFGRWLVFSATVGGTCVGETYATVNQLPNVLFEVAAGGALAAVVIPLVGRALAQRDRVRADHIASALLTWALALLLPLAVLLGLLAQPLTSALLGDNCSSGARDDLAVRMLLVFAPQVPLYAVGIILGAVLQAHRRFLAAAIVPLLSSAVVIVAYLTYGVLADASGEPGSLSTGAEIALTGGTTLGVVAMSLPLLWPIRRAGVRLRPTWAFPPGEAARARQLAGAGMLALMAQQGAVLATIWVANHGGSVGALNVYTYVQAVYLLPYAVLAVPIATAAFPSMVGADDLDPAPGRVLTAALRGVLVAGGVGAAVLVAAAPAIGDFFLYLDVGRDTGGASSLAAMGSTVTAYAVGLLGFAVAALLQRALYARGRSWTTGAAVAVGWLIAAVMPLLLVRSQIGSADALRILGWSSSAGMFVSAGVLAVLVGRVWGRTVIKEASRTWITVLVAALVSGVVGRLVASTMPTDGLGSAAGAGILGGVVTLVLFVGILWLGDRSALRLAWTRKVA comes from the coding sequence GTGAGTGGCAGCGGGTCTGGACGCGGGCAGCAGATCGTGGCAGCGGTGGGACTCATTGCCGTCGCGACGCTGGCATCACGCATCGTTGGATTCGGCCGCTGGTTGGTCTTCTCCGCCACGGTGGGCGGCACCTGTGTAGGGGAGACGTACGCCACCGTCAACCAACTCCCCAACGTGTTGTTCGAAGTCGCTGCAGGAGGCGCGCTCGCCGCCGTGGTGATCCCGCTCGTGGGGCGGGCGCTTGCACAACGGGATCGAGTACGCGCCGATCACATCGCCTCCGCGCTGCTGACCTGGGCGTTGGCGCTCCTGCTCCCACTGGCCGTGCTGTTGGGCCTACTCGCGCAGCCGCTGACCTCGGCGCTGCTGGGTGATAACTGCTCGTCCGGTGCTCGCGATGACCTTGCGGTGCGCATGCTGCTGGTGTTCGCGCCGCAGGTCCCGCTCTACGCGGTGGGGATCATCCTGGGAGCCGTGCTCCAGGCACATCGCCGATTCCTGGCTGCCGCCATCGTGCCGCTGCTCTCCAGCGCGGTCGTCATCGTGGCCTACCTGACGTATGGCGTACTCGCCGACGCGTCGGGAGAACCGGGGAGTCTGTCGACGGGAGCGGAAATCGCTCTCACCGGCGGGACGACCCTGGGGGTGGTCGCTATGAGCCTGCCGCTGCTGTGGCCGATCCGACGGGCTGGGGTACGACTGCGTCCCACCTGGGCCTTTCCGCCCGGTGAGGCAGCGCGAGCCCGGCAATTGGCAGGTGCCGGAATGCTGGCGCTGATGGCGCAACAGGGAGCTGTTCTCGCCACGATCTGGGTCGCTAACCACGGAGGCTCAGTGGGCGCGCTCAACGTCTATACCTACGTCCAGGCCGTGTACCTCCTGCCTTACGCGGTCCTGGCGGTGCCCATTGCCACCGCGGCGTTTCCCAGCATGGTGGGGGCCGATGACCTCGACCCCGCTCCGGGGCGCGTACTCACCGCGGCGCTGCGCGGGGTACTCGTCGCTGGTGGGGTTGGTGCCGCAGTGCTGGTGGCGGCAGCACCAGCCATCGGAGATTTCTTCCTGTATCTCGATGTCGGTCGCGACACTGGCGGCGCCTCGAGCCTTGCGGCGATGGGGTCCACCGTGACTGCCTATGCCGTTGGGTTGTTGGGTTTCGCAGTTGCGGCGCTGCTCCAACGTGCCCTCTACGCGCGTGGGCGCAGCTGGACGACCGGCGCGGCAGTGGCCGTGGGCTGGTTGATTGCTGCGGTGATGCCCCTTCTGCTGGTGCGCTCACAGATCGGATCGGCCGATGCGTTGCGGATCCTCGGGTGGAGCAGTTCCGCGGGGATGTTCGTTTCGGCGGGAGTCCTTGCCGTCCTCGTCGGTCGAGTCTGGGGAAGGACCGTGATCAAGGAGGCAAGCCGCACCTGGATCACGGTGCTCGTCGCGGCGCTCGTATCGGGCGTTGTCGGTCGACTTGTGGCGAGCACCATGCCCACCGACGGGCTCGGATCGGCGGCCGGTGCAGGAATTCTGGGTGGCGTTGTGACACTGGTGCTATTTGTCGGCATTCTGTGGCTCGGGGACCGGAGCGCGTTGCGCTTGGCATGGACCAGGAAGGTGGCATGA
- a CDS encoding HAD-IIA family hydrolase, with product MCDVVSTPLDGMDGLVCDLDGVVYAGPKAIPGAVESLNEISDRLPVLFATNNASRPPDVVAGHLHDLGITTTTDRVVTSSTAGARVLADLLPAGTQVLAVGGIGVARALEDVGLQPVGAVDCTTSLPTAVLQGYGPDVTATDLATASFAVAAGARWVATNRDLTLPTERGPAPGNGALVAAVAIATGVEPESVGKPGPLMYQQAADLVDAQPRRMLGVGDRLETDIAGARAAGMKSAMVLTGVHGPLDLAVALRDMRPDFILNDLTDLLTPYEPVCRAGECEFTCGPARSGWTGNRLEFSGGGIERVRVVLAALWQARDQEMLDADAAREVMRSSVGLDELR from the coding sequence ATGTGTGATGTGGTCTCGACCCCGCTCGATGGCATGGATGGCTTGGTCTGCGACCTCGATGGGGTGGTGTACGCAGGACCTAAGGCAATCCCGGGGGCAGTGGAATCGCTGAATGAGATCAGTGACCGGCTGCCGGTACTTTTTGCCACGAACAACGCCTCCCGCCCGCCAGATGTGGTGGCTGGGCACCTGCACGATCTGGGCATCACGACGACCACTGACCGAGTGGTGACCAGTTCCACCGCCGGAGCGCGCGTGCTTGCCGATTTGTTGCCCGCTGGCACGCAGGTTCTTGCGGTGGGCGGTATCGGTGTCGCTCGCGCGCTCGAGGACGTCGGCCTGCAGCCGGTGGGCGCGGTTGATTGCACGACGTCGCTTCCGACCGCCGTTCTGCAGGGCTACGGGCCCGATGTCACCGCGACCGACCTCGCGACGGCGTCCTTCGCGGTGGCGGCTGGTGCACGATGGGTCGCGACCAATCGTGACCTGACCTTGCCGACCGAGCGGGGTCCGGCGCCGGGCAACGGTGCTCTCGTCGCCGCAGTCGCGATCGCCACCGGTGTGGAGCCCGAGTCGGTCGGCAAGCCAGGGCCGTTGATGTATCAGCAAGCGGCTGATCTGGTGGATGCTCAACCCCGACGCATGCTCGGTGTGGGCGATCGACTGGAAACCGATATTGCGGGTGCCAGAGCCGCGGGGATGAAGTCGGCGATGGTGTTGACCGGCGTACACGGGCCGCTGGATCTGGCCGTCGCGCTGCGCGACATGCGGCCGGACTTCATCCTGAACGACCTCACGGACCTCTTGACCCCCTATGAACCAGTGTGCCGCGCCGGGGAGTGCGAGTTCACCTGCGGTCCCGCGCGATCAGGCTGGACCGGCAACCGTCTTGAGTTCTCCGGCGGCGGGATTGAACGCGTACGCGTCGTGCTCGCCGCGCTATGGCAGGCACGCGATCAGGAGATGCTCGACGCGGACGCCGCCAGGGAGGTGATGCGCAGTAGCGTGGGCCTTGATGAGTTGCGTTAA
- the steA gene encoding putative cytokinetic ring protein SteA gives MKSPLRRRDNAKPAAQTIGTVRVDSRTKNLTKRLRPGDLAIINHRDIDQVSAEALVACRPCAVVNAAPSISGRYPNLGPRILIDAGIPLLDHVGAGVMAVAEGELAHVEADQLFLGDEPVATGTVLTAELIEDLMDEARAGLSVQMEAFADNTMTYLREERDLLLNGVGVPDVRTDMDGRAVLVVVRGYHYKEDLQMLRPFIRDRKPVLIGVDGGADALVEAGYRPDLIVGDMDSVSDATLASGAEVVVHAYRDGRAPGMQRVEELGVENAVAFPATGTSEDIAMLLADDLGAELIVAVGTHATLVEFLDKGRAGMASTFLTRLRVGGKLVDAKGVSQLYRNSVPTWSLFMLVVAGLFALVVALSVTQAGSAMLQVMGARWDDLWSWLVGVVT, from the coding sequence ATGAAGAGTCCGCTCCGTCGGCGCGATAACGCCAAGCCCGCCGCACAGACCATCGGCACCGTGCGTGTGGATTCTCGGACCAAGAATCTGACGAAGCGGTTGCGTCCAGGAGATCTGGCGATCATTAATCATCGCGACATCGATCAAGTGAGCGCTGAGGCGCTGGTGGCGTGTCGGCCGTGTGCGGTGGTCAACGCCGCCCCATCGATCAGCGGGCGCTATCCCAACCTCGGCCCGCGCATCCTGATTGACGCGGGAATCCCGCTCCTCGATCATGTCGGCGCGGGCGTCATGGCCGTAGCAGAAGGCGAACTGGCGCACGTCGAAGCAGACCAACTATTCCTCGGTGATGAGCCAGTCGCGACTGGAACTGTCTTGACGGCTGAGCTGATTGAGGACCTCATGGACGAGGCCCGTGCTGGCCTCTCGGTGCAGATGGAGGCATTCGCCGACAACACCATGACCTACCTGCGAGAAGAGCGGGATCTGCTGCTCAACGGCGTGGGCGTGCCCGACGTACGCACCGACATGGACGGTCGAGCCGTGCTAGTTGTCGTACGTGGCTACCACTACAAGGAAGACTTGCAGATGCTTCGGCCCTTCATCCGGGATCGAAAGCCTGTCCTGATCGGTGTTGATGGCGGGGCCGATGCGCTGGTGGAGGCCGGTTACCGGCCCGACCTCATCGTGGGCGACATGGACTCAGTCAGTGATGCCACGCTTGCCAGCGGCGCTGAAGTGGTCGTGCACGCCTACCGCGACGGCCGGGCGCCGGGAATGCAGCGAGTCGAGGAACTGGGCGTCGAGAACGCCGTCGCCTTCCCGGCCACCGGGACCAGCGAGGACATTGCCATGTTGCTCGCGGACGACCTCGGAGCAGAGCTCATCGTGGCTGTCGGCACGCACGCGACCCTCGTGGAGTTCCTGGACAAAGGCCGAGCAGGCATGGCCTCAACCTTCCTCACCCGACTACGAGTCGGCGGCAAACTCGTCGACGCTAAAGGCGTGAGCCAGTTGTACCGCAACAGTGTCCCCACCTGGTCTCTCTTCATGTTGGTGGTGGCCGGTCTGTTTGCCTTAGTGGTGGCGCTGTCGGTCACACAGGCTGGATCAGCCATGCTTCAGGTCATGGGTGCTCGGTGGGATGACCTCTGGTCGTGGTTGGTAGGAGTCGTGACGTGA
- a CDS encoding TlyA family RNA methyltransferase, producing the protein MADSESDLSHAPRERVDQALVARGLARSRALAREYVKAGRVLRDGVPVRKPSEAVATDASLEVSGEVDPWVGRAAYKLLAVVEAFRPYLDAAERRCLDIGASTGGFTQVLLAQGASEVTALDVGHGQLAQVLRDDPRVVERSGTSIRDVGAQDLGGPFDMVVVDLSFISLRLVMDRVAQCVTATGDVIVLVKPQFEVGRAALSKTGVVTSAVQRVQVVQDVVESARAQGLYPHGLLHSPVRGTTGNVEYLLWLAPRTDGMMSTMDLTTALDPAGR; encoded by the coding sequence ATGGCCGACTCTGAATCCGACCTGTCGCACGCTCCGCGAGAGCGAGTCGACCAGGCCCTGGTGGCCCGCGGGCTGGCGCGTAGTCGCGCGCTCGCACGGGAGTACGTCAAGGCCGGTCGAGTGCTCCGTGATGGGGTCCCCGTTCGCAAGCCGTCCGAGGCTGTGGCGACGGACGCAAGCCTGGAAGTCTCGGGCGAGGTCGACCCTTGGGTGGGGCGCGCGGCGTACAAACTGTTGGCCGTGGTGGAGGCATTCCGGCCATACCTTGACGCCGCTGAGCGCCGGTGCCTAGATATCGGTGCCTCGACGGGCGGGTTTACGCAGGTGCTGTTGGCGCAGGGAGCATCGGAGGTGACGGCCCTCGACGTCGGACATGGTCAACTGGCGCAAGTGCTGCGTGATGACCCGCGAGTGGTGGAACGCTCCGGCACGAGCATCCGCGACGTGGGAGCCCAGGACCTTGGCGGTCCCTTTGACATGGTCGTAGTCGACCTCAGTTTTATCTCCCTTCGGCTGGTGATGGACCGGGTCGCTCAATGTGTGACAGCCACTGGCGATGTCATCGTCCTAGTCAAGCCGCAGTTTGAAGTAGGCCGCGCCGCGTTGAGCAAGACGGGCGTCGTGACGTCGGCCGTGCAGCGCGTCCAGGTAGTCCAAGACGTAGTGGAGTCGGCGCGCGCGCAGGGCCTGTATCCGCATGGGCTCCTCCATAGTCCCGTGCGTGGGACAACGGGCAACGTGGAGTACCTGCTCTGGTTGGCGCCGCGGACAGACGGCATGATGAGCACAATGGACCTCACCACCGCACTGGACCCGGCCGGCCGATGA